CGCCCCATCCGGTCGAGGACGTGGTCGTCGAGGGCGTCGGTGAGGACCTCTTCGCGGGTCCTCTCGGACTGTTCGGCGTGTTCGTCGAGCCACTGTTCGACCATCGGCGTCTCGACGGTCCCCGGTTTGACGGCGTTGACGGTGATTCCGTGGTCGCTCAGTTCCTTCGCCAGTACGGTCGTGAACGCCAGTACGGCGGCCTTCGAGGCGCCGTACGCGCCCTGTCCGGGGAACGGGCGCTCCGCGCCCACCGAGGAGACGTTCACGATGCTTCCGGCGACGCCGCGGTCGACCATCGAGGCTGCGACGGCCTTCGAGACGAGGAACGTTCCCTTGGCGTTCACGTCGAAGTGCGCGTCCCACTCCGCTTCGCTCGTCTCCAGGAGCGGAGTCGCTCGCTGGATGCCCGCGTTGTTGACGAGGCCGCGTATCGGGCCGAGTTCGTCCGTCGCCGACCCGACGGCGGCCTCGACGGCCGACGCGTCCGTCACGTCGACCTCGTACACCGCCGCCTCGGACCCCGTTTCGCGGACGAGCGAGGCCGTCTCCTCGGCGACGTCCGGTTGCGTGTCGAAGACGGTCACGTCCGCGCCGGCGCGGGCGCAGCGAACCGCGATTCCGCGTCCGATACCCTGCGCGCCGCCGGTCACGACCACGTGTCTGTCGCTCAGACGGTCGTCTGTCTGCGTCGTCATAGTACCACTATCGAGAGCGACTATAAATAGATGCGCGGGTCGCCCCGCTTCTCCTTACTCCCGTTCGGCGACGACGGGATTCGTCAGCGTCCCGATTCCCTCGACCTCGATTTCGACGGTGTCGCCGGGTTCGAGCAGTTCGGGCGGGTCGCGGAAGATGCCGACGCCGCCGGGCGTCCCCGTCGAGATGACGTCGCCGGGTCGCAGCGTCGTGATGCCGCTGATGTACTCGACGACCTCTCCGACGTCGAAGATGAACTCCTCGGTGTTCGACTCCTGCTTCGTCTCGCCGTTGACCCGGCAGGCCACGTCGAGTTCGTTCGGGTTCAGTTCGCCCTCGGGGACGAGCGTCGGCCCCATGGGGGCGAACGTGTCGTAGCTCTTCCCGCGGAAGAACTGCTCGTCCTCGAACTGGGCGTCGCGTGCGCTCACGTCGTTGACGGCGGTGTAACCGGCGAGGTACTCGGAAGCATCCTCCGCGGAGACGTCTTTGGCCGTCCGGCCCACGACGATGCCCAACTCGACTTCGTAGTCGACCTGGTCGACGTCGGCGGGGTGGACGATGGGGTCTTCGGGGTTCGTCACCGACGTGTCGGACTTCCCGAACAGGAGCGGTCGCTCGGGTATCTCCTCGTCCTGCTCCTCGGCGTGGTCGTGGTAGTTGAGGCCGACGCAGACGATCTTCCCCGGACGCGGGACCGGCGCGAGGAGCTTCGCTTCGGACGTCGGAATCGCCTCGTCCTCGGCGGCTTCGACGGCGTCCTCGACGAGGCGGAGGAAGCCGGGGCTGGTGAGGTTCTCGTAGGAGACGTCCTCTCGGAGTCCGGCCAGCGGTACGATGTCGTCGTCGCGGCGCACGCCCCACTGCGGACCGCCGCCGTTCGTGTATCGGGTGAACTGCATCGTGCGTGAGTGACACCGCGCGGTACCTAACTGTTGTGCTCCCGGTCGAATCCGGGGCTACGAGTAGGTGAGGTTCACCTCGACGACGTTGGCGCTCCGGAGTATCTGCTCGGGGACCTCCTCGGTGAAGCGCTCTTCGCGCATTCGGCTCTTGGGGCCGGAGACGCTGACGGCCGCGATGGCGTACCCGTCCTCGTCCGTTATCGGCGCGGCGACGCAGCGCATCCCCTTGACTCGCTCCTCGTCGTCGTAGGCGTACCCGCGCGCTCGGACTTCCTCCAAAACGTCGAACAGTTCGTCCCTGTCGGTTATCGTGCTGTCGGTCACCTGCGGCAGACCGTGTCTGTCGAGTATCGCCTCCACCTCCTCGCGCGGCCG
The genomic region above belongs to Halogeometricum sp. S3BR5-2 and contains:
- the rhcF gene encoding 2,4-diketo-3-deoxy-L-rhamnonate hydrolase (part of the rhamnose catabolism pathway), with translation MQFTRYTNGGGPQWGVRRDDDIVPLAGLREDVSYENLTSPGFLRLVEDAVEAAEDEAIPTSEAKLLAPVPRPGKIVCVGLNYHDHAEEQDEEIPERPLLFGKSDTSVTNPEDPIVHPADVDQVDYEVELGIVVGRTAKDVSAEDASEYLAGYTAVNDVSARDAQFEDEQFFRGKSYDTFAPMGPTLVPEGELNPNELDVACRVNGETKQESNTEEFIFDVGEVVEYISGITTLRPGDVISTGTPGGVGIFRDPPELLEPGDTVEIEVEGIGTLTNPVVAERE
- a CDS encoding SDR family NAD(P)-dependent oxidoreductase, with the protein product MTTQTDDRLSDRHVVVTGGAQGIGRGIAVRCARAGADVTVFDTQPDVAEETASLVRETGSEAAVYEVDVTDASAVEAAVGSATDELGPIRGLVNNAGIQRATPLLETSEAEWDAHFDVNAKGTFLVSKAVAASMVDRGVAGSIVNVSSVGAERPFPGQGAYGASKAAVLAFTTVLAKELSDHGITVNAVKPGTVETPMVEQWLDEHAEQSERTREEVLTDALDDHVLDRMGRPEEVGHVVVLLLSEEGAWMTGESVAVDGGYLSE